In the Cololabis saira isolate AMF1-May2022 chromosome 7, fColSai1.1, whole genome shotgun sequence genome, one interval contains:
- the mospd1 gene encoding motile sperm domain-containing protein 1 isoform X1 encodes MHRGVCSVIIHKEKQHQGGSQITADAPTLVTFASPHGDIKEPSDDAKELRVVPSPLRGRLQSLIVPREEWGGPDEQTSHKQVLTLYNPYEFALKFKVLCTAPNKYTVVDSTGAVKPQCCVDIVIRHRDVRPCHYGVYDKFRLQVSEQSQRKALGRKEVTATLRPSAAQEPPSPRPQDDERRMKEQFADSEFFEQAAFQSAESRPVAGGPSLLTVLLGLMCMAALMLPTLGEQDSNVPVYLHLSVNKKLVAAYVLGLLTMVILRT; translated from the exons ATGCACCGCGGGGTCTGCAGTGTAATTattcacaaagaaaaacaacaccagGGTGGATCACAGATCACAGCAGACGCTCCTACACTTGTTACATTTGCGAGCCCACATGGTGACATCAAAG AACCATCTGATGATGCCAAGGAGCTGAGAGTGGTCCCTTCTCCATTGAGAGGGCGTTTGCAGAGCTTGATTGTTCCCAGAGAAGAGTGGGGGGGCCCAG ATGAGCAGACATCTCACAAGCAAGTGCTCACTCTCTACAATCCCTATGAGTTTGCCCTCAAGTTCAAAG TGCTGTGCACAGCGCCAAACAAGTACACTGTGGTTGATTCCACAGGAGCTGTCAAACCACAGTGCtgtgttgacat AGTAATCAGACACAGAGATGTGCGACCATGCCACTATGGGGTGTACGACAAGTTCAGACTGCAGGTGTCGGAACAAAGTCAACGGAAAGCTCTGGGCCGCAAAGAGGTGACGGCCACACTTCGCCCCTCTGCTGCGCAGGAGCCGCCGAGCCCCCGGCCCCAAGACGACGAACGCAGAATGAAAGAGCAGTTTGCTGACAGCGAGTTCTTTGAACAGGCTGCATTTCAGTCAG cagAGAGCCGTCCTGTTGCCGGAGGGCCCAGCCTGCTCACGGTGCTGCTCGGACTCATGTGCATGGCCGCCCTGATGCTCCCGACGTTGGGCGAGCAGGATTCCAACGTGCCTGTCTACCTCCACTTAAGTGTTAACAAGAAACTTGTAGCTGCTTATGTTCTTG GTCTTCTTACAATGGTCATCCTGCGCACATGA
- the mospd1 gene encoding motile sperm domain-containing protein 1 isoform X3 — protein MQQHHRQPELVEGNLPVFVFPTELVFYADEQTSHKQVLTLYNPYEFALKFKVLCTAPNKYTVVDSTGAVKPQCCVDIVIRHRDVRPCHYGVYDKFRLQVSEQSQRKALGRKEVTATLRPSAAQEPPSPRPQDDERRMKEQFADSEFFEQAAFQSAESRPVAGGPSLLTVLLGLMCMAALMLPTLGEQDSNVPVYLHLSVNKKLVAAYVLGLLTMVILRT, from the exons ATGCAGCAGCACCATCGACAGCCTGAGCTAGTGGAAGGAAACCTTCCCGTGTTCGTGTTCCCCACTGAACTAGTCTTTTATGCAGATGAGCAGACATCTCACAAGCAAGTGCTCACTCTCTACAATCCCTATGAGTTTGCCCTCAAGTTCAAAG TGCTGTGCACAGCGCCAAACAAGTACACTGTGGTTGATTCCACAGGAGCTGTCAAACCACAGTGCtgtgttgacat AGTAATCAGACACAGAGATGTGCGACCATGCCACTATGGGGTGTACGACAAGTTCAGACTGCAGGTGTCGGAACAAAGTCAACGGAAAGCTCTGGGCCGCAAAGAGGTGACGGCCACACTTCGCCCCTCTGCTGCGCAGGAGCCGCCGAGCCCCCGGCCCCAAGACGACGAACGCAGAATGAAAGAGCAGTTTGCTGACAGCGAGTTCTTTGAACAGGCTGCATTTCAGTCAG cagAGAGCCGTCCTGTTGCCGGAGGGCCCAGCCTGCTCACGGTGCTGCTCGGACTCATGTGCATGGCCGCCCTGATGCTCCCGACGTTGGGCGAGCAGGATTCCAACGTGCCTGTCTACCTCCACTTAAGTGTTAACAAGAAACTTGTAGCTGCTTATGTTCTTG GTCTTCTTACAATGGTCATCCTGCGCACATGA
- the ints6l gene encoding integrator complex subunit 6, which produces MPILVFLLDTSASMNQRTYLGTTYLDVAKGAVEVFMKLRARDPASRGDRYMLVTFDEPPYGVKAGWKENHATFMCELKNLQASGLTTLGHALRTAFDLLNLNRLVSGIDNYGQGRNPFFLEPSVIVTITDGNKLTHSSGVPDELHLPLHSPLAGSELTKEPFRWDQRLFALVLRLPGATAPDNEQLGSVPTDESAITQMCEVTGGRSYCVRTQRMLNQCLESLVQKVQSGVVINFEKTGPDPPLTGEDSSAEPSRPPSSFSPQPWHSCHKLIYVRPNPKTGVPVGHWPIPESFWPDQNSPTLPPRSAHPVVRFSCVDCEPMVIDKLPFDKYELEPSPLTQYILERKSPHMCWQVFVSSSGKINDLGQPFGYLKASTTLTCVNLFVMPNNYPVLLPLLDDLFKVHKLKPNIKWRQSFEMYLKTMPPYYLLPLKKALRMMGAPNLIADTIDCGLSYSVISYLKKLSQQAKVESERLIVSVGKKAPQETGIKVINHTSALSLAHRRDFKQLLQGITGEGPLRLNDINFKEFAGFQIALLNKDVKPQAYRNAYDIPRRNLLDQLSRMRLNLLRTSLKLIRGQDEDSLHSVPVAQMGNYQEYLKMMPSPLREIDPDQPKRLHTFGNPFKQDKKGMMIDEADEFVTGPQNKKRGNTSDSGLNATMKRRRSMSPLLRRPQSPQSPSGNNNHVIAGKSPAGGPGQQNPLKTSPPLKGGDAVSTVVSESNGDSLSGHDSGELWAPEVEAEEGSPSSDVTVEENAVAEVQDDDASAAEDGIPDHLEEQPVETNNNCEGLSPRSDEEDTEAEADAEVEADAEADAAEPEDTTIAPLDGSQAELRSRVIKEVRKPGRNYRAIMSLLHQVRGPVNVQKYFIQHTIKEAARFKKRVLIQQLETALANLEETPAPGSPLLNHHDR; this is translated from the exons ATGCCTATTTTGGTGTTTCTGTTAGACACGTCCGCCTCTATGAATCAGCGCACTTATTTGGGTACGACGTATCTGGACGTTGCTAAAGGCGCGGTTGAGGTCTTTATGAAG CTGCGCGCCCGAGACCCAGCTAGTAGAGGCGACAGGTACATGCTAGTTACATTTGATGAGCCACCATACGGAGTGAAG gCGGGCTGGAAGGAGAACCACGCCACCTTCATGTGCGAGCTGAAGAACCTGCAGGCGTCTGGGCTGACGACGTTAGGCCACGCTCTCCGCACGGCCTTCGACCTGCTTAACCTCAACCGCCTCGTCTCGGGAATTGACAACTACGGTCAG GGACGCAACCCTTTCTTCCTGGAGCCGTCTGTGATCGTCACCATCACCGATGGGAACAAGCTCACACATAGCTCGGGGGTGCCCGATGAG CTGCACCTGCCTCTCCACTCCCCCCTGGCGGGCAGCGAGCTGACCAAGGAGCCGTTCCGCTGGGACCAGCGTCTGTTTGCGTTGGTGCTGAGGCTGCCGGGAGCCACCGCCCCTGACAACGAGCAGCTCGGCAGCGTCCCCACCGACGAGTCGGCCATCACCCAGATGTGTGAAGTCACCGGAG GTCGCTCGTACTGCGTGCGAACGCAGAGGATGTTGAACCAGTGTCTGGAGTCTCTGGTCCAAAAAGTTCAAAGTGGAGTCGTCATCAACTTCGAGAAGACTGGTCCAGATCCGCCTCTCACCGGGGAGG ACAGCTCTGCAGAGCCCAGCCGCCCCCCGTCCTCCTTCAGCCCACAGCCGTGGCACAGCTGCCACAAACTGATATACGTGCGGCCCAACCCCAAGACGGGGGTGCCGGTGGGCCACTGGCCCATCCCAGAGTCCTTCTGGCCCGACCAGAACTCTCCAACCCTG CCTCCTCGCTCCGCTCATCCCGTGGTGCGTTTCTCCTGCGTGGACTGCGAGCCCATGGTGATCGACAAGCTTCCCTTCGACAAGTACGAGCTGGAGCCGTCCCCGCTCACCCAGTACATCCTGGAGAGGAAGTCTCCACACATGTGCTGGCAG GTGTTTGTGAGCAGCAGCGGGAAGATAAACGATCTGGGCCAGCCGTTCGGCTACCTGAAGGCCAGCACCACCCTCACCTGTGTCAATCTGTTTGTCATGCCCAACAACTACCCGGTCCTCCTCCCGCTCCTCG ATGATTTATTTAAAGTGCACAAACTAAAGCCAAACATCAAGTGGCGACAGTCCTTTGAGATGTACCTGAAGACGATGCCGCCGTATTACCTCCTG CCGCTCAAGAAAGCCCTGAGGATGATGGGAGCTCCTAACCTGATCGCAGACACCATAGACTGCGGCTTGAGCTACAGCGTCATCTCCTACCTGAAGAAGCTCAGCCAGCAG GCAAAAGTGGAGTCGGAGCGTCTAATTGTGTCCGTGGGGAAAAAGGCTCCTCAAGAAACGGGCATCAAGGTGATTAACCACACCAGCGCGCTGTCTCTGGCCCACCGGCGGGACttcaagcagctgctgcagggaaTCACCGGCGAGGGCCCGCTCCGCCTCAACGACATCAACTTCAAGGAGTTTGCCGGCTTCCAGATCGCCCTGCTCAACAAG GATGTGAAGCCTCAAGCCTACCGGAACGCCTACGACATCCCGAGACGGAACCTCCTGGACCAGCTCAGCCGGATGCGCCTGAACCTGCTGCGGACGTCTCTGAAACTGATCCGGGGGCAAGACGAAG atTCCCTGCACAGTGTTCCCGTGGCTCAGATGGGAAACTATCAGGAATACCTGAAGATGATGCCGTCGCCCTTGAGAGAGATCGACCCTGACCAGCCCAAACGGCTGCACACCTTTGGGAATCCCTTCAAACAGGATAAAAAG GGGATGATGATCGACGAGGCGGACGAGTTTGTCACAGGCCCCCAAAACAAGAAGAGAGGAAACACCAGCGATTCCGGTCTGAATGCCACCATGAAGAGAAGACGGAGCATGTCGCCGCTGTTGCGGCGGCCGCAGTCGCCGCAGTCGCCATCGGGGAACAACAACCATGTGATAGCTGGAAAGAGTCCAGCAGGGGGGCCGGGCCAGCAGAACCCGCTCAAAACCAGCCCACCGCTCAAAG GAGGTGATGCTGTCAGCACGGTGGTCTCTGAGAGCAACGGTGACAGCCTTTCCGGGCACGACTCTGGAGAGCTGTGGGCTCCTGAGGTGGAGGCCGAGGAAGGCAGCCCGTCCTCTGACGTGACCGTAGAGGAGAACGCTGTAGCCGAGGTTCAGGATGACGACGCCAGCGCCGCGGAGGACGGGATACCAGATCATCTAGAAGAGCAGCCGGTAGAGACGAACAACAACTGTGAAGGTCTGAGTCCACGGAGCGACGAGGAGGACACGGAAGCCGAAGCCGATGCCGAAGTCGAAGCCGACGCTGAAGCCGACGCTGCAGAGCCGGAGGACACAACCATCGCCCCACTAGACGGCAGTCAAGCTGAGCTGCGCAGCCGCGTCATCAAGGAGGTCCGCAAACCGGGACGAA ACTATAGGGCAATAATGAGTCTCTTGCATCAGGTCAGGGGACCTGTGAATGTGCAGAAGTATTTCATCCAGCACACCATCAAAGAAGCTGCCAG GTTTAAGAAGCGAGTATTGATCCAGCAGCTGGAGACCGCCCTCGCCAACCTGGAGGAGACGCCAGCCCCGGGCTCGCCGCTCCTCAACCACCACGACAGGTAG
- the mmgt1 gene encoding ER membrane protein complex subunit 5 has product MASSLWKGVVGLGLFALAHAAFSAAQHRSYMRLTEKEHETLPVDITLQALLSFVMTCYGIVHIAGEFRDMDASSELKNKTFDTLRNHPSFYLFNHRGRMLFRTPEEEPSSVNQQALPNPIRLRKLEHLH; this is encoded by the exons ATGGCCTCGTCGCTGTGGAAAGGCGTCGTCGGCCTCGGCCTGTTCGCCCTAGCACACGCAGCTTTCTCCGCCGCACAGC ATCGGTCCTACATGAGGCTCACGGAGAAGGAGCATGAGACTCTGCCGGTGGAC ATTACATTGCAGGCCTTATTATCGTTTGTGATGACTTGTTACGGGATTGTGCACATCGCTGGAGAGTTCAGAGACATGGACGCCTCCTCCGAGCTGAAGAACAA AACTTTTGACACGCTGAGGAACCACCCGTCATTTTACCTTTTCAACCACCGAGGTCGAATGCTGTTCCGCACACCAGAAGAGGAGCCGTCCTCTGTCAACCAGCAGGCTCTTCCCAACCCCATCAGGCTACGCAAGCTGGAGCATTTGCACTGA
- the mospd1 gene encoding motile sperm domain-containing protein 1 isoform X2 gives MHRGVCSVIIHKEKQHQGGSQITADAPTLVTFASPHGDIKEPSDDAKELRVVPSPLRGRLQSLIVPREEWGGPDEQTSHKQVLTLYNPYEFALKFKVLCTAPNKYTVVDSTGAVKPQCCVDIVIRHRDVRPCHYGVYDKFRLQVSEQSQRKALGRKEVTATLRPSAAQEPPSPRPQDDERRMKEQFADSEFFEQAAFQSESRPVAGGPSLLTVLLGLMCMAALMLPTLGEQDSNVPVYLHLSVNKKLVAAYVLGLLTMVILRT, from the exons ATGCACCGCGGGGTCTGCAGTGTAATTattcacaaagaaaaacaacaccagGGTGGATCACAGATCACAGCAGACGCTCCTACACTTGTTACATTTGCGAGCCCACATGGTGACATCAAAG AACCATCTGATGATGCCAAGGAGCTGAGAGTGGTCCCTTCTCCATTGAGAGGGCGTTTGCAGAGCTTGATTGTTCCCAGAGAAGAGTGGGGGGGCCCAG ATGAGCAGACATCTCACAAGCAAGTGCTCACTCTCTACAATCCCTATGAGTTTGCCCTCAAGTTCAAAG TGCTGTGCACAGCGCCAAACAAGTACACTGTGGTTGATTCCACAGGAGCTGTCAAACCACAGTGCtgtgttgacat AGTAATCAGACACAGAGATGTGCGACCATGCCACTATGGGGTGTACGACAAGTTCAGACTGCAGGTGTCGGAACAAAGTCAACGGAAAGCTCTGGGCCGCAAAGAGGTGACGGCCACACTTCGCCCCTCTGCTGCGCAGGAGCCGCCGAGCCCCCGGCCCCAAGACGACGAACGCAGAATGAAAGAGCAGTTTGCTGACAGCGAGTTCTTTGAACAGGCTGCATTTCAGTCAG AGAGCCGTCCTGTTGCCGGAGGGCCCAGCCTGCTCACGGTGCTGCTCGGACTCATGTGCATGGCCGCCCTGATGCTCCCGACGTTGGGCGAGCAGGATTCCAACGTGCCTGTCTACCTCCACTTAAGTGTTAACAAGAAACTTGTAGCTGCTTATGTTCTTG GTCTTCTTACAATGGTCATCCTGCGCACATGA